From Camelus dromedarius isolate mCamDro1 chromosome 12, mCamDro1.pat, whole genome shotgun sequence, the proteins below share one genomic window:
- the LOC135322607 gene encoding atherin-like — protein sequence MRWADDQPQWPLHCHRRAHKSAPPLTTPPHLRHLYAASPPQAAPLGSAAANQAPPYRSASGRGPPRETARPSRADTIPAEGAPPSGSQQPRAEAGAGRRVSPPSRPGLTPLFPQPGPRPASAPPPPPSRSPHSLFHRSRPAAEERTGSGTTIGYGPHSRKPAPTRTSGCDWLARRLFSTSGPDWLSRTPLPRGSLTLLQASASHPFNPVSIRAGGGPERARVRRELPIGGRREGREVGSAAGRPAGKVQPMGAHPTSRAQERPSLAARVPAGRAQGYAPAAGRLGGAPTGKVGRMRRGRRGDSGQPLWRAPSLST from the exons ATGCGTTGGGCGGACGATCAGCCTCAGTG GCCTCTTCACTGCCACCGTCGAGCACACAAGTCCGCTCCTCCGTTAACTACCCCGCCCCACCTTCGCCACCTCTACGCGGCCTCGCCACCCCAGGCGGCGCCCCTAGGCTCCGCGGCTGCAAATCAGGCCCCTCCCTACCGCTCCGCTAGCGGTCGGGGCCCTCCGAGGGAGACGGCCCGGCCGAGCCGCGCAGACACCATTCCCGCTGAAGGGGCGCCTCCGTCCGGCTCGCAGCAGCCGAGGgcggaggcgggggcggggcggagggTGTCGCCCCCGTCTCGGCCCGGCCTGACTCCCCTGTTCCCACAGCCCGGGCCAAGACCAG CGAGTGCTCCGCCACCGCCGCCGTCGCGCTCTCCTCACTCCCTCTTCCACCGCTCCCGACCTGCAGCTGAAGAGCGGACGGGTAGTGGCACGACCATTGGCTACGGCCCGCACTCACGTAAGCCGGCCCCGACCCGAACCTCGGGATGTGACTGGCTGGCGCGGCGCCTCTTTTCCACGTCTGGTCCTGATTGGCTCTCTCGCACCCCCTTACCAAGAGGATCGCTCACCCTCCTCCAGGCTTCGGCCTCCCACCCCTTCAACCCCGTTTCCATCCGGGCGGGAGGGGGACCGGAGAGGGCGCGGGTGCGACGCGAACTGCCAATAGGAGGGCGGAGAGAGGGCCGGGAGGTGGGCTCTGCGGCCGGCCGGCCCGCGGGGAAAGTTCAGCCAATGGGCGCGCACCCCACATCCCGGGCTCAGGAGCGCCCCAGCCTGGCCGCTCGGGTTCCGGCGGGTCGCGCCCAGGGCTACGCCCCGGCTGCTGGTCGCTTGGGAGGGGCGCCCACTGGAAAGGTGGGGAGGATGCGGCGAGGCCGGCGGGGAGACAGTGGGCAGCCATTGTGGCGTGCTCCCTCACTGTCTACGTGA